A genomic region of Acidobacteriota bacterium contains the following coding sequences:
- a CDS encoding ATP-dependent 6-phosphofructokinase, which translates to MASIKRLGVLTGGGDAPGLNAVIRAVVKSACNAGIECLGIPDSYDGLLELDRPYPLRREDVVGILRQGGTILGTVNRGNPLTRPVATSDGSIVYADRCIDIAERLKLDAVIAIGGDGTLAISHALYQRGMPVVGVPKTIDNDIVGTVNTFGFSTAVEFASDAIDRLHTTAAAHRRIMIVEVMGRYAGWIALHAGISGGADVILIPEIPYELEDVARRVKQRDTFGAKFTIIVVSEGAKPSGGQVSLIAEAPPGGVERLGGIGHKLALELEALTGKEARTVVLGHLQRGGTPNAYDRVLSTRFGAKAVDLCQRRQFGRMVASHPPDIVPVALSEVVGRQKQVPLDSDLIETARLVGISFGDGRV; encoded by the coding sequence ATGGCGAGCATCAAGAGACTGGGCGTGCTGACCGGCGGGGGCGACGCGCCCGGGTTGAACGCGGTCATCCGGGCCGTCGTGAAGAGCGCCTGCAACGCCGGCATCGAGTGCCTCGGCATCCCCGACAGCTACGATGGCCTGCTCGAGCTCGACCGCCCCTACCCGCTCAGGCGCGAGGACGTCGTCGGCATCCTCCGGCAGGGCGGCACGATTCTCGGCACCGTCAACCGCGGTAATCCCCTGACGAGGCCCGTGGCCACCTCCGACGGCAGCATCGTGTACGCCGACCGATGCATCGACATCGCCGAGCGCCTGAAACTCGACGCCGTCATCGCCATCGGCGGCGACGGCACGCTCGCCATCTCCCACGCCCTCTACCAGCGTGGCATGCCGGTCGTGGGCGTCCCGAAGACGATCGACAACGACATCGTGGGGACGGTCAACACCTTTGGCTTCAGCACGGCCGTCGAGTTCGCGAGCGATGCCATCGACCGGCTGCACACGACGGCCGCGGCGCACCGGCGCATCATGATCGTCGAAGTGATGGGGCGGTACGCCGGCTGGATCGCCCTGCACGCCGGGATTTCCGGTGGCGCCGACGTGATTCTGATCCCCGAGATCCCGTACGAGCTCGAGGACGTGGCGCGCCGAGTGAAGCAGCGCGACACGTTCGGCGCCAAGTTCACGATCATTGTCGTGTCCGAAGGCGCGAAGCCGAGCGGCGGGCAGGTCTCGCTCATCGCCGAGGCCCCGCCGGGCGGCGTCGAACGGCTCGGCGGCATTGGGCACAAGCTGGCCCTCGAGCTCGAAGCGCTCACGGGCAAGGAGGCACGGACGGTCGTGCTGGGGCACCTGCAGCGTGGAGGCACGCCCAACGCCTACGACCGCGTGCTCTCGACGCGGTTCGGCGCCAAGGCCGTCGACCTCTGCCAGCGGCGCCAGTTCGGCCGGATGGTGGCCAGCCACCCGCCCGACATCGTGCCCGTCGCGCTCAGCGAAGTCGTTGGACGGCAGAAGCAGGTGCCACTCGACTCGGACCTCATCGAGACAGCACGGCTCGTCGGTATCTCGTTCGGCGACGGTCGCGTCTGA
- a CDS encoding ACT domain-containing protein has product MPVQVALSELEGTYAVCRLPADAALPGWVLGVSGFVSVTRTAGELSVTCRADAVPPGTLAEGDFAALEVEGPLPISMVGVLAAIAGPLAGAGVSVFAISTYDTDYVLVKRAQLDDACQALELAGHRVSRVEAERLQKATGRAGGVVGGPPRATRTV; this is encoded by the coding sequence GTGCCCGTCCAGGTCGCGTTGTCGGAACTCGAAGGGACGTACGCCGTCTGCCGGCTGCCAGCCGACGCAGCGCTCCCCGGGTGGGTGCTGGGCGTCAGTGGCTTCGTCAGCGTCACCCGCACCGCAGGCGAATTGTCGGTGACCTGCCGCGCCGACGCCGTGCCACCCGGGACGCTGGCCGAAGGGGACTTCGCGGCGCTCGAGGTCGAGGGCCCCCTGCCGATCTCGATGGTCGGCGTGCTCGCGGCGATTGCCGGACCGCTGGCAGGCGCGGGCGTCAGCGTGTTCGCAATCTCGACCTACGACACCGATTACGTGCTCGTCAAGCGCGCGCAGCTCGACGACGCCTGCCAGGCCCTGGAACTGGCGGGGCACCGGGTGTCGCGAGTCGAAGCCGAGCGACTGCAGAAGGCGACGGGACGCGCGGGCGGGGTCGTGGGCGGCCCACCGCGCGCCACCAGAACGGTATAA
- a CDS encoding asparaginase gives MIVIVFTGGTIAMQVDPATGAAVPALSGHEVLARVPGVDRLADVEVDDFGRLPGPHMTPEQMWRLARRVGAWLERPDVDGVVITHGTDTIEETAALLDLALVTDKPVAIVGAIRTSSEPSWDGAGHLLDAIRVVSTASARGRGVLVVMHERIYAAADVRKVHSESTRSFDAPEFGPLGVVDAGQVLFRRDLRRPGAWRAPDADGLLRVRRLETRVDLVKVVAGTDDRWLRWIAASGARGLVLEGLGRGNVPAAAVPGVRAALDAGLVVAMTTRCGEGSVSPRYAYEGALHGLLPLGVVPAGRRSGPAARMALMVMLGYTDDRAEIARLFADE, from the coding sequence ATGATCGTCATCGTCTTCACGGGCGGGACGATCGCGATGCAGGTCGACCCCGCCACGGGAGCGGCCGTGCCGGCGCTCTCGGGGCACGAGGTGCTCGCGCGTGTGCCCGGCGTGGACCGGCTCGCCGACGTCGAGGTCGACGACTTCGGCCGGTTGCCCGGCCCGCACATGACGCCGGAACAGATGTGGCGTCTCGCGCGGCGCGTCGGCGCGTGGCTCGAGCGGCCCGACGTCGACGGCGTCGTGATCACGCACGGCACCGACACCATCGAAGAAACCGCCGCGTTGCTCGATCTGGCGCTGGTCACCGACAAGCCGGTGGCGATTGTCGGGGCCATCCGGACCTCGTCGGAACCGAGCTGGGACGGAGCCGGTCACCTGCTCGACGCCATCCGGGTCGTCTCGACGGCCTCGGCTCGTGGCCGGGGGGTGCTCGTCGTCATGCACGAGCGCATCTACGCGGCCGCCGACGTCCGCAAGGTGCACTCGGAATCGACGCGGTCGTTCGACGCCCCGGAGTTCGGCCCCCTGGGCGTGGTCGATGCGGGCCAGGTCCTGTTCCGGCGCGACCTCCGTCGCCCGGGCGCCTGGCGCGCGCCCGACGCCGACGGCCTCCTGCGCGTGCGCCGCCTCGAGACCCGCGTCGATCTCGTCAAGGTCGTGGCGGGGACCGACGACCGGTGGTTGCGCTGGATCGCCGCCAGCGGCGCACGCGGTCTCGTGCTCGAGGGGCTGGGCCGAGGGAACGTCCCGGCAGCGGCTGTCCCCGGCGTGCGCGCGGCCCTCGACGCCGGCCTCGTCGTCGCGATGACGACGCGCTGCGGTGAGGGCAGCGTGAGCCCGCGATACGCTTATGAGGGCGCCCTGCATGGTCTGCTGCCGCTCGGCGTCGTACCGGCGGGTCGACGCTCGGGCCCCGCCGCCCGGATGGCCCTCATGGTGATGCTCGGCTACACGGACGACCGCGCGGAAATCGCCCGGCTCTTCGCCGACGAGTGA
- a CDS encoding PHP domain-containing protein: protein MSPLFDWRHRHLLAGLPEALGTLAVYAELEGQREVAASFRETATHLTGLDPAERGGWLRGVLDADDTRAEARAVRRLASEGVPAVLAAERARLPRDLARLLAVPDVTLADVLALHRRFGAVTASDLSAVVALSGLRSSDGEESGLLDRLRAALPALRLGHPRLPLGLAWSVASEMTDGLHAVLGADTPIEPVGSLRRYEPTVGDIELLVTADDPDEAIDRAASALADTPVTYRGRQVIVAVARGEQVTVRSASPAEAPFARLIRTGAGPHVRQLQQRALDRGWQLGPCGMYRLGASEAWSARGEAEIYARLDLVFVPPELRHGDDELEAAAAGAVPTLVTVDDIRGDLHVHTLWSDGRDSVETMVVAARQLGYEYVAITDHSPSAAASRTLTLDRLAQQRDEVARARERVPGLTVLHGVEVDILPDGRLDFPDDVLASLDIVLASLHDAAGHGPDRLLSRYAAAMRHPLVNVVTHPANRLVGRHEGYDLDFDALFELAVETGTILEVDGAPGHLDLDGHLARRAVAAGVTLSIDSDCHNAVRLGRQMRLGVGTARRGWIEARHVVNTRPLAEVQALFRRKRRDFTPSDRGD from the coding sequence GTGAGCCCGCTCTTCGACTGGCGTCACCGACACCTGCTGGCCGGGTTGCCCGAGGCGCTCGGAACGCTCGCCGTCTACGCCGAACTCGAGGGACAGCGCGAGGTCGCGGCGTCGTTCCGCGAGACCGCCACCCACCTCACCGGGCTCGACCCGGCCGAGCGCGGGGGCTGGTTGCGGGGGGTGCTCGACGCCGACGACACGCGCGCCGAGGCCCGAGCCGTGCGGCGGCTCGCCAGCGAAGGGGTGCCGGCCGTGCTGGCCGCCGAGCGGGCCCGTCTGCCACGCGACCTCGCCCGGTTGCTCGCCGTGCCCGACGTCACGCTGGCCGACGTGCTCGCCCTGCACCGGCGCTTCGGCGCCGTCACCGCCTCCGACCTCTCAGCGGTCGTCGCGCTCTCGGGCCTGCGCTCGAGTGACGGCGAGGAATCCGGATTGCTCGACCGCCTGCGGGCGGCGCTGCCGGCGCTGCGGCTCGGTCATCCGCGCCTGCCGCTCGGCCTCGCCTGGTCGGTGGCGAGCGAGATGACCGACGGACTGCACGCCGTGCTCGGCGCCGACACCCCCATCGAACCCGTCGGCAGCCTGCGTCGCTACGAGCCGACGGTGGGCGACATCGAACTGCTCGTCACCGCGGACGATCCCGACGAAGCGATCGACCGCGCGGCGAGCGCGCTCGCCGACACGCCGGTGACGTATCGAGGCCGGCAGGTGATCGTGGCGGTCGCGCGGGGTGAACAGGTGACCGTGCGAAGCGCGTCGCCAGCAGAGGCGCCGTTTGCCCGGCTGATTCGCACGGGGGCCGGGCCGCACGTGCGCCAGCTCCAGCAGCGAGCCCTCGATCGGGGGTGGCAGCTCGGGCCGTGCGGCATGTACCGACTCGGCGCCTCCGAGGCGTGGTCGGCGCGCGGCGAGGCCGAAATCTACGCCCGGCTCGACCTCGTGTTCGTGCCGCCAGAGCTGCGGCACGGCGACGACGAGCTCGAGGCCGCGGCCGCCGGCGCCGTACCGACTCTCGTCACGGTCGACGACATCCGCGGCGACCTCCACGTCCACACGCTCTGGAGCGATGGACGCGACTCGGTCGAGACGATGGTGGTCGCCGCCAGACAGCTGGGCTATGAGTACGTCGCCATCACCGACCACTCGCCGAGCGCGGCCGCATCGCGCACCCTCACGCTCGATCGGCTGGCCCAGCAGCGCGACGAGGTCGCACGCGCCCGCGAGCGGGTCCCCGGCCTCACGGTGCTGCACGGCGTCGAGGTCGACATCCTCCCCGACGGGCGGCTCGACTTCCCCGACGACGTGCTCGCGAGCCTCGACATCGTGCTCGCCTCGTTGCACGACGCGGCCGGCCACGGCCCCGATCGGTTGCTCTCGCGGTACGCGGCCGCGATGCGCCACCCGCTCGTCAATGTCGTGACTCACCCGGCCAACCGGCTCGTGGGACGACACGAGGGCTACGATCTCGATTTCGACGCCCTGTTCGAGCTGGCCGTCGAGACCGGGACCATCCTCGAAGTGGACGGCGCTCCGGGGCACCTGGACCTCGACGGTCACCTGGCCAGACGGGCCGTGGCCGCCGGCGTCACGCTCAGCATCGACAGCGATTGCCACAACGCCGTTCGCCTCGGTCGCCAGATGCGGCTCGGCGTCGGAACGGCACGGCGAGGCTGGATCGAGGCCCGGCACGTCGTCAACACCCGGCCGCTGGCCGAAGTCCAGGCCCTGTTCCGCCGCAAGCGACGCGATTTTACGCCGTCCGATCGAGGCGACTGA
- a CDS encoding zinc ribbon domain-containing protein gives MPIFEYRCTSCDHRFEALVRSSERPRCPSCESTTLEKQLSVFAVNTHSAPAAPYAAPAPCGSCGHPDGPGACRTH, from the coding sequence ATGCCGATCTTCGAGTACCGCTGCACGTCGTGCGACCACCGGTTCGAGGCACTGGTGCGATCGTCCGAACGACCGCGCTGCCCGTCGTGTGAGAGCACGACGCTCGAGAAGCAGTTGTCCGTCTTCGCCGTCAACACGCACTCGGCCCCGGCGGCACCGTACGCCGCCCCGGCGCCGTGCGGCTCGTGTGGTCACCCGGACGGCCCCGGGGCCTGCCGGACCCACTGA